The following are from one region of the Streptomyces rubrogriseus genome:
- a CDS encoding cytochrome P450, producing the protein MTDIDPSPHPVAAPGCPAHPDAVPLAGLEYQQTPSELYRGLRAEHGAVAPVLLDGGIPAWLVLGYPEVSYVTSHDELFARDSRRWNQWGSIPPDWPLLPYVGHQPSVLFTEGEEHRRRAGVITQALAGIDQFELARDCRHLADRLIAAFAGSGRAELMSGYAHPLPMLAAVRMCGMPHTGADTQQLVEDLRISLDAAEGDDPVAAYTRVGERIHQLVRHKRERPGPDVTSRMLTHPAGLTDEEIVQDLISVIAAAQQPTANWIGNTLRLLLTDERFALNVSGGRLSVGEALNEVLWLDTPTQNFIGRWAVNDTQLGGRHIRAGDCLVLGFAAANTDPQLWPEAHVGAENSAHLSFSNGEHRCPYPAPLLADVVARTAVETLLERLPDLVLAVEPEELTWRPSIWMRGLTALPALFTPVVA; encoded by the coding sequence GTGACCGACATCGACCCGTCACCCCACCCCGTCGCCGCACCGGGCTGCCCCGCCCACCCGGACGCCGTGCCGTTGGCCGGACTGGAGTACCAGCAGACGCCGTCGGAGCTGTACCGAGGTCTGCGGGCCGAACACGGCGCCGTCGCGCCGGTGCTCCTGGACGGTGGCATCCCCGCCTGGCTGGTCCTCGGCTACCCCGAGGTCAGCTATGTGACCAGTCACGACGAGCTGTTCGCCCGGGACTCGCGCCGCTGGAACCAGTGGGGCAGCATCCCGCCCGACTGGCCCCTGCTGCCCTACGTCGGCCACCAGCCGTCCGTCCTGTTCACCGAGGGCGAGGAGCACCGGCGGCGGGCCGGCGTCATCACCCAGGCACTGGCCGGCATCGACCAGTTCGAACTGGCCCGGGACTGCAGGCACCTCGCCGACCGGCTCATCGCCGCCTTCGCCGGAAGCGGCCGGGCCGAGCTGATGAGCGGCTACGCGCACCCCCTGCCGATGCTCGCCGCCGTCCGGATGTGCGGGATGCCGCACACCGGCGCCGACACCCAGCAGCTCGTCGAGGACCTGCGCATCTCCCTGGACGCGGCCGAGGGCGACGACCCGGTCGCCGCCTACACACGCGTGGGCGAGCGCATCCACCAACTGGTCCGCCACAAGCGCGAGCGTCCGGGCCCCGACGTCACCTCCCGCATGCTCACCCACCCGGCGGGACTGACCGACGAGGAGATCGTCCAGGACCTCATCTCCGTCATCGCCGCCGCCCAGCAGCCCACCGCCAACTGGATCGGCAACACGCTGCGCCTGCTGCTCACCGACGAGCGCTTCGCCCTGAACGTCTCCGGCGGCCGCCTCAGCGTGGGGGAGGCCCTCAACGAGGTGCTGTGGCTGGACACGCCCACGCAGAACTTCATCGGACGCTGGGCCGTCAACGACACCCAGCTGGGCGGTCGGCACATCCGGGCCGGCGACTGCCTCGTGCTCGGCTTCGCCGCGGCCAACACCGATCCGCAGCTGTGGCCCGAGGCCCACGTCGGCGCCGAGAACTCCGCACACCTGTCGTTCAGCAACGGGGAACACCGGTGCCCGTACCCGGCACCCCTGCTCGCCGACGTCGTCGCCCGCACCGCGGTCGAGACGCTGCTGGAGCGCCTTCCCGACCTCGTACTCGCGGTCGAGCCCGAGGAGTTGACCTGGCGTCCGTCCATCTGGATGCGCGGCCTGACCGCCCTGCCCGCGCTCTTCACCCCCGTGGTGGCCTGA
- a CDS encoding cytochrome P450, translating to MSTAQQVPDILSPEFAANPYPAYRTMRDSAPLIRHEATQSWIVSRYEDVERVFKDRAGQFTTENYDWQIEPVHGRTILQLSGREHAVRRALVAPAFRGADLQERFLPVIERNSRELIDAFRHTGRADLVADYATRFPVNVIADMLGLDKADHDRFHGWYTSVIAFLGNLSGDQEVAAAGARTRTEFAEYMFPVIRERRENPGDDLLSTLCAAEVDGVRMSDEDIKAFCSLLLAAGGETTDKAIAGIFANLLAHPEQLAAVREDRSLIPRAFAETLRYTPPVHMIMRQTATDVTLSGGTIPAGATVTCLIGAANRDESRYRDPDRFDIMRDDLTTTTAFSAAADHLAFALGRHFCVGALLAKAEVEIGVGQLLDALPGLRTEDGFEVVEQGVFTRGPQSLPVRFTPVA from the coding sequence ATGTCCACCGCGCAGCAGGTCCCCGACATCCTCTCCCCCGAGTTCGCGGCGAACCCGTACCCGGCCTACCGGACGATGCGGGACAGCGCTCCGCTCATCCGGCACGAGGCCACCCAGAGCTGGATCGTCTCGCGCTACGAGGACGTGGAACGCGTCTTCAAGGACCGCGCCGGTCAGTTCACGACGGAGAACTACGACTGGCAGATCGAGCCCGTGCACGGCCGGACGATCCTCCAGCTGAGCGGCCGGGAGCACGCGGTCCGGCGCGCCCTGGTCGCCCCGGCCTTCCGCGGGGCCGACCTCCAGGAACGGTTCCTGCCGGTCATCGAGCGCAACTCCCGTGAGCTGATCGACGCGTTCCGGCACACCGGGCGCGCCGACCTGGTCGCCGACTACGCGACCCGGTTCCCCGTCAACGTCATCGCGGACATGCTGGGCCTGGACAAGGCCGACCACGACCGCTTCCACGGCTGGTACACGTCGGTCATCGCCTTCCTCGGCAACCTCTCCGGCGACCAGGAGGTCGCGGCGGCCGGTGCGCGCACCCGGACGGAGTTCGCCGAGTACATGTTCCCGGTCATCCGGGAGCGTCGCGAGAACCCGGGCGACGACCTGCTGTCCACGCTGTGCGCCGCCGAGGTGGACGGCGTCCGGATGAGCGACGAGGACATCAAGGCGTTCTGCAGTCTGCTGCTCGCGGCTGGCGGCGAGACCACCGACAAGGCGATCGCCGGCATCTTCGCCAACCTGCTGGCCCATCCGGAGCAGTTGGCGGCCGTGCGCGAGGACCGGAGCCTGATCCCCCGCGCCTTCGCCGAGACGCTGCGCTACACCCCGCCGGTCCACATGATTATGCGTCAGACGGCGACCGACGTCACGCTCAGCGGCGGCACGATACCCGCCGGTGCCACCGTCACCTGCCTGATAGGGGCGGCCAACCGGGACGAGAGCCGCTACCGGGACCCGGACCGCTTCGACATCATGCGCGACGACCTGACCACGACGACCGCCTTCTCGGCCGCCGCCGACCACCTCGCCTTCGCGCTCGGCCGGCACTTCTGCGTCGGCGCCCTGCTGGCGAAGGCGGAGGTAGAGATCGGGGTCGGGCAGCTCCTGGACGCGCTGCCCGGCCTGCGGACCGAGGACGGCTTCGAGGTGGTGGAGCAGGGCGTGTTCACCCGGGGCCCGCAGTCGCTGCCGGTCCGCTTCACACCCGTGGCCTGA
- a CDS encoding FadR/GntR family transcriptional regulator produces the protein MTVTSQPDQHSSAGAPDLARLLRPVVRESSVSEVAKRLLDHLSAGDIRPGTRLPAERQLAEALGVARSSVRGALSALDVLGIIEIRPGSGSYVREGTSEFLPRAINWGLMLGQRRTQDLVEVRTHMEGVSARLAAERATDADVARLEEHLQHMRDAGGDVTAFIDADIAFHLETARIARNTVLSDILHSIRALLQVWMERVSDIEGTVSGTLCEHDAVLQAIRARDPEAADRAMAEHMRMAGARLRASVDGEA, from the coding sequence GTGACCGTGACCAGTCAGCCTGATCAGCACAGCTCCGCCGGCGCGCCCGACCTCGCACGGCTGCTGCGCCCCGTGGTGCGCGAGTCGTCCGTCAGCGAGGTCGCCAAGCGGCTCCTCGACCACCTCTCGGCCGGGGACATCCGGCCCGGCACCCGGCTGCCCGCCGAGCGGCAGCTGGCCGAGGCCCTGGGCGTGGCGCGGTCCAGCGTGCGCGGTGCCCTGTCGGCCCTGGACGTGCTCGGGATCATCGAGATCCGCCCCGGCTCGGGGTCGTACGTGCGCGAGGGCACCTCGGAGTTCCTGCCCCGGGCGATCAACTGGGGCCTGATGCTGGGCCAGCGGCGCACGCAGGACCTGGTCGAGGTCCGCACCCACATGGAGGGCGTGTCGGCCCGGCTCGCGGCGGAGCGGGCCACCGACGCGGACGTGGCCAGGCTGGAGGAGCACCTCCAGCACATGCGCGACGCGGGCGGGGACGTCACGGCGTTCATCGACGCCGACATCGCCTTCCACCTGGAGACGGCCCGCATCGCCCGCAACACCGTGCTCAGCGACATCCTGCACAGCATCCGGGCGCTGCTCCAGGTCTGGATGGAGCGCGTCAGCGACATCGAGGGCACCGTCAGCGGCACGTTGTGCGAGCACGACGCGGTGCTCCAGGCCATCCGGGCCCGTGATCCGGAGGCCGCGGACCGGGCGATGGCCGAGCACATGCGGATGGCCGGCGCACGGCTGCGCGCCTCGGTGGACGGCGAGGCCTGA
- a CDS encoding MFS transporter — translation MGAQAPSAAVERTAIKKVSVRLVPFVALMFFVNYLDRTAVSFAEPNGMGQDLALTAAQFGFASGIFFLGYIVLEVPSNMALHRFGARRWLARIMVTWGIVSLLFTWVSSSGELYTLRFLLGVAEAGFFPGAILFLSQWVPSRHRTKILGLFYLAQPLTTVFGAPLAGWLIGRHGLFGLEGWRVMFLFVSLPAIVLGVVAWFYLIDKPADAKWLTPAERDWLTTELAAENAQKTGHESKHAKGDLRKAFGSGRVWTLAAVYFGFVYGLYALAFFLPTIINGFQDQYDTTFSVMDKAWITAIPYLPAAVVLFFWTRHATRHGTRTWHVAGPAVVGGVSIPLALYMGSPTATVAVITVTACAIFAALPVFWSVPSRFLTGAAAAAGIALINTAGNVAGFASSYITGWLKDWSGAYYVPLYLVGFFMLLSAVLMILLAARDRTGEPATAPEPQAEEALR, via the coding sequence ATGGGTGCCCAAGCGCCATCCGCGGCAGTCGAGAGAACTGCCATCAAGAAGGTCTCAGTCCGCCTCGTGCCGTTCGTGGCGCTGATGTTCTTCGTGAACTACCTGGACCGCACGGCCGTCTCGTTCGCCGAACCGAACGGCATGGGACAGGACCTCGCCCTGACCGCCGCCCAGTTCGGCTTCGCGTCCGGGATCTTCTTCCTCGGCTACATCGTGCTCGAGGTCCCCAGCAACATGGCCCTGCACCGCTTCGGGGCCCGCCGCTGGCTGGCCAGGATCATGGTGACCTGGGGGATCGTCTCCCTCCTGTTCACCTGGGTCAGCAGCAGCGGCGAGCTCTACACGCTGCGCTTCCTGCTCGGCGTCGCCGAGGCCGGGTTCTTCCCCGGCGCGATCCTCTTCCTGAGCCAGTGGGTGCCCTCCCGCCACCGCACCAAGATCCTCGGCCTGTTCTACCTCGCCCAGCCGCTGACCACCGTCTTCGGCGCCCCGCTGGCGGGCTGGCTGATCGGCCGGCACGGGCTCTTCGGCCTGGAGGGCTGGCGGGTGATGTTCCTGTTCGTCTCGCTGCCCGCGATCGTCCTGGGTGTCGTCGCCTGGTTCTACCTGATCGACAAGCCCGCCGACGCCAAGTGGCTCACCCCCGCCGAGCGCGACTGGCTGACCACCGAACTGGCCGCCGAGAACGCCCAGAAGACCGGCCACGAGAGCAAGCACGCCAAGGGCGACCTCAGGAAGGCCTTCGGCAGCGGACGGGTCTGGACCCTCGCCGCCGTCTACTTCGGCTTCGTCTACGGCCTGTACGCCCTCGCCTTCTTCCTGCCGACGATCATCAACGGCTTCCAGGACCAGTACGACACCACGTTCAGCGTCATGGACAAGGCCTGGATCACCGCCATCCCGTACCTGCCCGCCGCGGTCGTCCTCTTCTTCTGGACCCGGCACGCCACCCGTCACGGCACCCGCACCTGGCACGTGGCAGGCCCGGCCGTAGTCGGCGGCGTGTCCATCCCCCTCGCGCTCTACATGGGTTCCCCGACCGCCACCGTCGCGGTGATCACCGTGACCGCCTGCGCCATCTTCGCCGCGCTGCCCGTCTTCTGGTCGGTGCCCTCCCGCTTCCTGACCGGAGCCGCCGCCGCGGCCGGCATCGCCCTGATCAACACCGCGGGCAACGTCGCCGGATTCGCCTCCAGCTACATCACCGGCTGGCTCAAGGACTGGAGCGGCGCCTACTACGTACCGCTCTACCTCGTCGGCTTCTTCATGCTGCTGTCCGCCGTGCTGATGATCCTGCTCGCCGCCCGCGACCGCACCGGCGAGCCCGCCACCGCCCCCGAACCCCAGGCCGAGGAGGCCCTGCGATGA
- a CDS encoding dihydroxyacetone kinase family protein — protein sequence MTRLFNDPAAFADEALEGFTAAHRRWVRPVTGGVVRATATPAGQVAVVIGGGSGHYPAFSGLVGRGLAHGAAVGNVFASPSARQIHSVATAAHGGGGVLLMYGNYAGDVLHFGQAAERLAADGVETRTFAVADDISSAGPDESAKRRGIAGDLPVFKAAAAAAEQGLPLEEVLRVAERAGARTRSFGIAFSGCTLPGADHPLFTVPEARMAVGLGIHGEPGIGEEALPTADEAARLLVDTLLKELPEDVADPAGQRAAVILNGLGSVKYEELFVVYREVAALLGDAGVEIVDPEVGELVTSFDMAGISLTLTWLDDRLEELWRAPADTPAYRKGALGGPEPDQDRAAATAAAEDTAVSDAAASGITAVPAASDASRRAADTVLAALDAVARVVDAHADELGRIDAVAGDGDHGIGMQRGSTAAHRAAADAHGLGGGAGTVLTRAADAWADKAGGTSGALWGTILRALGTALGDRDAPDAARVAEGVTEASAAVRRLGGAEVGDKTMVDVLVPFADALAAATAEGLPLAEAWDRAATAATAAAAGTADLLPRRGRARPHAEKSLGTPDAGAHSLALITRAVHGALLDHH from the coding sequence ATGACCCGCCTGTTCAACGACCCGGCCGCCTTCGCCGACGAGGCGCTGGAGGGCTTCACCGCCGCGCACCGGCGCTGGGTCCGGCCGGTCACCGGCGGAGTCGTCCGGGCCACCGCCACCCCGGCCGGCCAGGTCGCCGTGGTGATCGGCGGCGGCTCCGGCCACTACCCCGCGTTCTCCGGCCTGGTCGGCCGCGGTCTGGCACACGGCGCTGCCGTCGGGAACGTCTTCGCCTCGCCCTCCGCCCGGCAGATCCACTCCGTGGCCACCGCCGCGCACGGGGGCGGGGGAGTCCTGCTGATGTACGGCAACTACGCCGGTGACGTCCTGCACTTCGGACAGGCCGCCGAGCGGCTCGCCGCCGACGGCGTCGAGACCCGCACGTTCGCCGTCGCCGACGACATCTCCAGCGCGGGCCCCGACGAATCCGCCAAGCGCCGTGGCATAGCCGGTGACCTGCCCGTCTTCAAGGCGGCGGCCGCCGCGGCCGAGCAGGGCCTGCCCCTGGAGGAGGTGCTGCGGGTCGCCGAACGGGCGGGTGCCCGCACCCGTTCCTTCGGGATCGCCTTCTCCGGCTGCACCCTGCCCGGCGCCGACCATCCCCTGTTCACCGTGCCCGAGGCCCGGATGGCCGTGGGCCTCGGTATCCACGGCGAGCCCGGCATCGGCGAGGAGGCCCTGCCCACCGCCGACGAGGCGGCCCGGCTGCTGGTCGACACCCTGCTGAAGGAGCTGCCCGAGGACGTCGCCGACCCGGCGGGACAGCGTGCCGCGGTGATCCTCAACGGCCTCGGCTCGGTCAAGTACGAGGAGCTGTTCGTCGTCTACCGCGAGGTCGCGGCCCTCCTCGGCGACGCCGGTGTGGAGATCGTCGATCCCGAGGTCGGCGAACTGGTCACCAGCTTCGACATGGCCGGCATCTCGCTGACGCTGACCTGGCTGGACGACCGGCTGGAGGAGTTGTGGCGGGCCCCGGCCGACACACCGGCCTACCGCAAGGGCGCCCTCGGCGGCCCGGAGCCCGACCAGGACCGGGCGGCCGCGACCGCCGCTGCCGAGGACACCGCCGTATCCGACGCGGCCGCCTCCGGCATCACGGCCGTACCCGCCGCCTCGGACGCCTCCCGCCGGGCCGCCGACACCGTCCTGGCCGCCCTGGACGCGGTGGCCCGGGTCGTCGACGCCCACGCCGACGAACTCGGCCGTATCGACGCCGTGGCCGGTGACGGCGACCACGGCATCGGCATGCAACGCGGCTCCACGGCCGCCCACCGGGCCGCCGCCGACGCCCACGGGCTCGGCGGGGGTGCCGGAACCGTCCTCACCCGCGCCGCCGACGCCTGGGCCGACAAGGCGGGCGGCACCTCCGGCGCGCTGTGGGGCACGATCCTGCGCGCCCTCGGCACGGCCCTCGGTGACCGGGACGCCCCCGACGCCGCCCGCGTCGCCGAAGGGGTCACCGAGGCCTCCGCCGCCGTACGCAGGCTGGGCGGGGCCGAGGTCGGCGACAAGACCATGGTCGACGTCCTGGTCCCCTTCGCCGACGCGCTGGCCGCCGCCACGGCCGAGGGCCTGCCCCTCGCCGAGGCCTGGGACCGCGCCGCCACCGCCGCCACCGCGGCCGCCGCCGGCACCGCCGACCTGCTGCCCCGCCGGGGCCGGGCCCGCCCGCACGCCGAGAAGTCCCTCGGCACCCCCGACGCGGGCGCCCACTCCCTCGCCCTGATCACCCGCGCCGTCCACGGCGCACTGCTCGACCACCACTGA
- a CDS encoding ribose-5-phosphate isomerase yields MTDKLRIVVGSDDAGHQYKEALKQDLRGSALVAEVTDVGVDADGHTAYPKVAIAAAEMVARGEADRALLVCGTGLGVAIAANKVRGIRAVTAHDSFSVERAVLSNNAQVLTFGQRVVGLELARRLAAEWLTYRFDESSASAAKVQLMSDYETADDAGAASGSAADGGAAA; encoded by the coding sequence ATGACCGACAAGCTCCGCATCGTCGTCGGCTCCGACGACGCCGGCCACCAGTACAAGGAAGCCCTCAAGCAGGACCTGCGCGGCAGCGCCCTGGTCGCCGAGGTCACCGACGTCGGCGTCGACGCCGACGGCCACACCGCCTACCCCAAGGTGGCCATCGCCGCCGCCGAGATGGTCGCCCGGGGCGAGGCCGACCGCGCCCTGCTGGTGTGCGGCACGGGCCTCGGCGTCGCCATCGCCGCCAACAAGGTCAGGGGCATCCGGGCCGTCACCGCGCACGACTCCTTCTCCGTCGAGCGGGCGGTCCTGTCCAACAACGCCCAGGTCCTCACCTTCGGCCAGCGCGTCGTGGGCCTCGAACTGGCCCGCCGCCTCGCCGCCGAATGGCTCACCTACCGCTTCGACGAGAGCTCGGCGTCGGCCGCCAAGGTCCAGCTGATGAGCGACTACGAGACCGCCGACGACGCCGGTGCGGCGAGCGGGAGCGCGGCCGACGGCGGGGCGGCCGCCTGA
- a CDS encoding triose-phosphate isomerase family protein, whose protein sequence is MPAPAPSPVLLGVSLKMYFGHHQTLNWSRGIAALAERHPAVTSGAARLFVLPTFPALVPATGILAPYGVALGAQDIATEDSGPYTGEVGGPVLKEIGCRYAEVGHAERRRLYGEGDTVVAAKTAAALRNGLTPVLCVGERDAADPADAASRTVAEAERLLGGLSGAVVLAYEPQWAIGAPEPASADHIATVCTALRGWLDSHPRHAGSTVIYGGSAGPGLLTRLAGTAEGLFLGRFAHDPANVEAILDEIRSPATTSAAVA, encoded by the coding sequence ATGCCCGCCCCCGCACCGTCCCCCGTGCTGCTGGGGGTGAGCCTCAAGATGTACTTCGGCCACCACCAGACGCTCAACTGGTCCCGCGGGATCGCGGCCCTGGCCGAACGGCACCCCGCCGTCACCTCCGGCGCCGCCCGCCTCTTCGTCCTGCCCACCTTCCCGGCCCTGGTCCCCGCCACCGGCATCCTCGCCCCCTACGGCGTGGCGCTGGGCGCCCAGGACATCGCCACCGAGGACAGCGGCCCCTACACCGGCGAGGTCGGCGGCCCGGTCCTCAAGGAGATCGGCTGCCGCTACGCCGAGGTCGGCCACGCCGAGCGCCGCCGCCTGTACGGCGAGGGCGACACCGTCGTCGCCGCCAAGACCGCCGCCGCCCTGCGCAACGGCCTCACCCCCGTCCTGTGCGTCGGCGAACGCGACGCGGCCGACCCGGCCGACGCAGCCTCCCGCACGGTCGCCGAGGCGGAACGGCTGCTCGGCGGCCTTTCGGGCGCGGTCGTCCTCGCCTACGAGCCGCAGTGGGCCATCGGCGCCCCCGAGCCCGCCTCCGCCGACCACATCGCCACCGTCTGCACCGCCCTGCGCGGCTGGCTCGACTCCCACCCCCGGCACGCCGGTTCCACCGTCATCTACGGCGGCAGCGCGGGCCCCGGCCTGCTGACCCGCCTGGCCGGCACCGCCGAGGGCCTGTTCCTCGGCCGCTTCGCCCACGACCCGGCCAACGTCGAGGCGATCCTCGACGAGATCCGGTCCCCGGCCACCACCTCGGCGGCGGTGGCGTGA
- a CDS encoding sugar phosphate isomerase/epimerase family protein — protein sequence MAYGISTYAYFWRLSARAPQPMGLPDMLRDTAELGGQVFQICDYAPIESYDRARLADLRDTAADLGLTLELGTRGIRPDHLLTYLDLAGELGVTLVRSMLNTADHRPDTAEAVTLLKEAVPRYAAAGVTLGLETYEQVATDDLVSVVRAVDDPHLGIVLDPGNSVARLERPADVVVATAPYVVNIHVKDFAFTRRDGWVGFTYAGCPLGEGLLDYDAMIAAVGPGDRGINQIVEHWLPWQDEGYDATARLEHQWTQHSINTLLRSK from the coding sequence ATGGCGTACGGCATCAGCACCTACGCCTACTTCTGGCGTCTCTCGGCCCGCGCCCCCCAGCCGATGGGCCTGCCGGACATGCTCCGCGACACGGCGGAGCTGGGCGGCCAGGTCTTCCAGATCTGCGACTACGCGCCGATCGAGTCCTACGACCGCGCGCGGCTCGCCGACCTCCGCGACACCGCCGCCGACCTCGGCCTGACCCTCGAACTCGGCACCCGCGGCATCCGTCCCGACCACCTGCTCACGTACCTCGACCTGGCGGGCGAGCTGGGCGTGACCCTGGTGCGCTCCATGCTCAACACGGCCGACCACCGCCCGGACACCGCCGAGGCCGTGACCCTCCTGAAGGAGGCCGTGCCCCGCTATGCCGCCGCGGGCGTCACCCTCGGCCTGGAGACCTACGAGCAGGTCGCCACCGACGACCTGGTGAGCGTCGTACGCGCCGTCGACGACCCGCACCTCGGCATCGTCCTCGACCCCGGCAACAGCGTCGCCCGGCTGGAACGCCCCGCCGACGTGGTGGTCGCCACCGCGCCGTACGTGGTCAACATCCACGTCAAGGACTTCGCCTTCACCCGCCGCGACGGCTGGGTCGGCTTCACCTACGCGGGCTGCCCGCTCGGCGAGGGCCTCCTGGACTACGACGCCATGATCGCCGCAGTGGGTCCGGGGGACCGCGGCATCAACCAGATCGTGGAGCACTGGCTCCCATGGCAGGACGAGGGCTACGACGCCACCGCCCGGCTCGAACACCAGTGGACGCAGCACAGCATCAACACCCTCCTGAGGAGCAAGTAA
- a CDS encoding phosphogluconate dehydrogenase C-terminal domain-containing protein has product MATEIQTRADVQTVAVIGAAGKMGQRVSNNLVDSDFRVLFSEASPKGQELIRDLGRELTESAAAAAEADVVVLAVPDVVLGKVSEELVPLMKPGTVVLTLDPAAAYAGLLFAREDIHYACAHPCHPSVFLERTTKEEWQDTFGGIAAPQEVVAAYEGGDAAKQELADSVIRVMYAPVVDVHWVTVKQLAVLEPTLVETIACMVGALLTEALHETVHTVGVPEKAARAMLLGHTQVALANTLKGSNPFSDACLIAMDYGRESIVREDWKKVFDDEELDKVITRMLKIKEIKR; this is encoded by the coding sequence ATGGCCACCGAGATCCAGACCCGCGCCGACGTGCAGACCGTCGCCGTCATCGGGGCCGCCGGCAAGATGGGCCAGCGTGTCTCCAACAACCTGGTCGACAGCGACTTCCGGGTCCTCTTCAGCGAGGCGTCGCCCAAGGGGCAGGAGCTGATCCGCGACCTCGGCCGCGAACTGACCGAGTCCGCCGCCGCCGCGGCCGAGGCGGACGTCGTCGTCCTCGCCGTGCCCGACGTGGTCCTCGGCAAGGTCTCCGAGGAACTCGTGCCGCTCATGAAGCCGGGCACCGTCGTCCTCACCCTCGACCCGGCCGCCGCCTACGCCGGTCTGCTCTTCGCCCGCGAGGACATCCACTACGCCTGCGCCCACCCCTGCCACCCCTCGGTGTTCCTGGAGCGCACCACCAAGGAGGAGTGGCAGGACACCTTCGGCGGCATCGCCGCCCCGCAGGAGGTCGTCGCCGCCTACGAGGGCGGGGACGCGGCCAAGCAGGAACTCGCCGACTCCGTCATCCGCGTCATGTACGCCCCGGTCGTCGACGTCCACTGGGTCACCGTGAAGCAGCTCGCCGTGCTGGAGCCGACCCTCGTCGAGACCATCGCCTGCATGGTCGGCGCCCTGCTGACCGAGGCCCTGCACGAGACCGTCCACACCGTCGGCGTCCCCGAGAAGGCGGCCCGCGCGATGCTGCTCGGCCACACCCAGGTCGCCCTCGCCAACACCCTGAAGGGCTCCAACCCCTTCTCGGACGCCTGCCTGATCGCCATGGACTACGGCCGTGAGTCCATCGTGCGCGAGGACTGGAAGAAGGTCTTCGACGACGAGGAGCTGGACAAGGTCATCACACGCATGCTGAAGATCAAGGAGATCAAGCGCTGA
- the pepE gene encoding dipeptidase PepE, producing the protein MNLLLLSNSTQHGRGYLEHALDTVTGFLPAGARLAFVPYALADHDTYTARVRGALADAGIDVRGVHEGGDPLARLDEADAVFVGGGNSFRLLSALYRTGLREALTKAVRGGLPYMGASAGTNMAAPSLRTTNDMPIVEPPSFETLGLVPFQINPHYLDPDPGSTHKGETREERLREFLEENDVPVLGLREGSWLRVEGDRAVLGGERDARLFRRGTAPCELAVGSDLSELLDVRGEFDTSTRS; encoded by the coding sequence GTGAACCTCCTGCTCCTGTCCAACTCCACCCAGCACGGCCGCGGCTACCTGGAACACGCCCTCGACACCGTGACCGGCTTCCTGCCCGCCGGTGCCCGGCTGGCCTTCGTCCCGTACGCGCTGGCCGACCACGACACCTACACCGCGCGGGTCCGGGGCGCGCTCGCCGACGCCGGGATCGACGTGCGGGGCGTGCACGAGGGCGGCGACCCGCTCGCCCGGCTCGACGAGGCGGACGCCGTGTTCGTGGGCGGCGGCAACTCCTTCCGGCTGCTCTCCGCGCTGTACCGGACGGGGCTGCGGGAGGCGCTGACCAAGGCCGTGCGCGGCGGTCTGCCGTACATGGGGGCCAGCGCCGGGACCAACATGGCGGCGCCCTCGCTGCGCACCACCAACGACATGCCGATCGTCGAGCCGCCGTCCTTCGAGACGCTGGGCCTGGTGCCGTTCCAGATCAACCCGCACTACCTGGACCCGGACCCCGGCTCGACGCACAAGGGCGAGACCCGCGAGGAGCGACTGCGGGAGTTCCTGGAGGAGAACGACGTGCCCGTGCTGGGCCTGCGGGAGGGTTCCTGGCTGCGGGTCGAGGGCGACCGGGCGGTGCTCGGCGGCGAGCGCGACGCCCGGCTGTTCCGGCGGGGTACGGCCCCGTGCGAGTTGGCGGTGGGCTCGGACCTGTCCGAACTGCTCGACGTACGGGGCGAGTTCGACACCAGCACCCGCTCCTGA